From a region of the Candidatus Brocadia sp. genome:
- a CDS encoding patatin-like phospholipase family protein → MKKKNRDLSEQFDREVFPTELIEIAARRKEVFSPADFRSERGDLINELSKMDEVIRIRKTLHDLETKLQREEEGKGSLVKKVYRNFQKCRKNLSEKEKKNPLLFIRQVCKNFWERETNAEYEHCKNIYEDKKKELMKKAKPTTSYGLVGLALSGGGIRSATFNLGVLQVLAEHGALKHVDYLSTVSGGGYIGSCLSSVLNNPETGPGEKEFPFRHEKGKPEPLAFKHLRNYGNYIAPNGIIDWLKIPALFVRGALINLLLLLPYVMAAVIVTVLLYGNTLNEVEQQSHYVITENAREKLKSEGLPPEVMAQLEGRVFKQKQEIRDVLTGIDGDVNWWSFVGKQINKRNFSLDWKTFYNQYRLTVVSGIGYLCYVFLFLFIQIFFFQKIKSRTGYDKTFSIGLLLVFICALLELTVTVLSYYLALGMEWIRTVIAAVISFIPVIFAGKVAENISKVRGKITLWFLGMLGPFILFLLYLMLCKCLLNGYISLAMLFATAAGVFGITRIITDINRTSFHNYYRDQLSPAYLFQTAGKESNIRPNDEQKLSHLNRGGTKAPYHLINVALNLQGSEDVNLRDRNADFFILSKHFCGGMKTGFCKTADMEKADSHLDLGTAMAISGAAAAPNMGTTTIKPLVFIMALLNIRLGYWIPNPHKLRKAKHLFLKYNSRSPFAGVGPYYLVKELFGWITEDSKYVNISDGGHIENLGIYELLRRRCKYIIACDAEADPDMTFGGLAKLIRYARIDLSIDIDINLNALRRGKDENEFTNKHCASGKIHYGDGETGYLLYIKSSLTGDENEYIREYHSKNKDFPHESTADQFFDEAQFEAYRALGYHIADKLGGWEAFKSDQMQLSDKARLPEIEKGQGDEQRVLDLRSRDVFNEWYKILETSLLPR, encoded by the coding sequence ATGAAAAAGAAGAATCGTGATTTAAGCGAACAGTTTGATAGAGAAGTGTTTCCCACCGAATTAATTGAGATTGCTGCGCGGCGGAAAGAAGTATTCTCTCCTGCGGATTTCAGATCGGAAAGAGGAGATCTGATAAATGAACTTTCAAAAATGGATGAAGTAATACGAATACGAAAAACCCTTCATGATTTGGAAACAAAACTTCAGAGAGAGGAGGAAGGTAAGGGAAGTCTTGTTAAAAAGGTCTATAGGAATTTCCAGAAATGCAGAAAAAATCTTTCTGAAAAAGAAAAGAAAAACCCTTTATTGTTCATAAGGCAGGTGTGCAAGAATTTTTGGGAAAGAGAAACAAATGCTGAATATGAACACTGCAAAAATATTTACGAGGATAAAAAGAAAGAATTAATGAAAAAAGCTAAACCAACAACGAGCTACGGTCTTGTTGGTTTAGCTCTGTCGGGCGGCGGTATCCGCTCTGCCACGTTTAATCTTGGTGTCCTGCAGGTGCTTGCAGAGCATGGGGCTCTTAAACACGTTGATTACCTCTCGACCGTTTCTGGTGGTGGGTATATTGGCTCATGCCTGAGTTCTGTGCTCAATAATCCGGAAACCGGACCGGGGGAGAAGGAATTTCCCTTTCGCCACGAGAAAGGAAAGCCAGAACCTCTGGCATTTAAACATCTGAGAAATTATGGCAATTATATCGCGCCGAATGGCATCATCGACTGGCTAAAGATACCGGCTCTTTTCGTGCGTGGCGCACTGATTAATCTGCTCTTGCTCTTACCGTATGTTATGGCGGCGGTAATAGTGACGGTATTATTGTATGGTAATACATTGAATGAGGTGGAACAACAATCACACTATGTAATTACAGAAAACGCCCGGGAAAAATTAAAGTCGGAGGGACTTCCTCCTGAGGTTATGGCACAGTTGGAAGGCAGGGTGTTTAAACAAAAGCAAGAGATAAGGGATGTTTTGACGGGAATTGATGGCGACGTTAACTGGTGGTCATTCGTAGGAAAACAGATCAATAAAAGAAATTTCTCGTTGGACTGGAAAACATTTTACAACCAGTATCGTTTAACCGTAGTGTCTGGAATTGGTTATCTGTGCTATGTATTTCTCTTCCTTTTCATTCAGATATTTTTTTTCCAGAAGATCAAAAGTCGTACCGGCTATGATAAAACATTCAGCATTGGACTCTTGTTGGTTTTTATATGCGCGCTTCTGGAACTCACAGTAACGGTGCTTTCCTATTATCTCGCATTAGGCATGGAATGGATAAGGACGGTAATAGCCGCGGTGATTTCCTTTATTCCGGTAATATTTGCCGGAAAGGTGGCTGAAAATATTTCAAAGGTGCGGGGGAAAATAACACTCTGGTTCCTGGGTATGCTGGGACCATTTATTCTTTTCCTCCTTTACTTAATGCTATGTAAGTGCCTGCTGAACGGGTATATTTCTTTAGCCATGTTGTTTGCCACTGCCGCGGGAGTGTTTGGTATTACGAGGATAATTACGGATATAAACAGGACGTCTTTTCACAACTATTACCGGGACCAATTAAGCCCGGCGTATTTGTTTCAGACAGCGGGAAAAGAGAGCAATATCCGACCGAATGATGAACAAAAACTTTCCCATCTAAACAGAGGAGGCACAAAGGCGCCGTATCACCTGATCAATGTGGCGCTTAATCTGCAAGGAAGCGAGGATGTTAATCTTCGTGATCGGAATGCGGATTTTTTTATCCTCAGTAAACACTTTTGCGGCGGTATGAAAACGGGATTTTGTAAAACGGCAGATATGGAAAAGGCGGATTCTCACCTGGATCTGGGAACCGCTATGGCCATATCCGGCGCTGCGGCAGCGCCTAATATGGGTACAACCACCATAAAACCGCTTGTTTTTATTATGGCGCTCCTTAATATCAGACTGGGATATTGGATTCCAAATCCCCATAAATTAAGGAAGGCTAAACACCTTTTCCTAAAATATAATAGTCGAAGTCCATTTGCAGGTGTCGGGCCGTACTATCTCGTAAAAGAACTATTTGGCTGGATTACAGAAGATAGTAAATATGTGAATATCTCAGATGGTGGTCACATTGAAAACCTCGGTATTTATGAACTGCTGCGCCGCAGGTGCAAATACATCATTGCCTGCGATGCGGAGGCAGATCCGGATATGACTTTTGGAGGTTTGGCGAAGCTGATACGGTACGCCCGCATTGATTTGAGCATCGATATTGACATTAATCTGAATGCCCTGCGAAGGGGAAAAGATGAAAATGAATTTACCAACAAACACTGTGCATCCGGAAAAATTCATTACGGAGACGGAGAGACGGGGTATCTCCTGTACATCAAGTCTTCCCTCACGGGTGATGAAAATGAATATATCCGTGAGTATCATTCGAAAAACAAGGATTTTCCCCATGAATCGACGGCCGACCAGTTCTTTGATGAGGCGCAGTTTGAGGCGTACCGTGCGCTTGGATACCACATTGCGGATAAGCTGGGAGGGTGGGAGGCATTCAAGTCAGACCAGATGCAGTTATCGGATAAAGCACGGTTGCCTGAGATCGAAAAGGGACAGGGTGACGAACAGAGGGTTCTGGATTTGAGGAGTCGGGATGTCTTCAATGAGTGGTATAAAATTCTGGAAACGTCCTTATTGCCACGGTGA
- a CDS encoding caspase family protein has protein sequence MGKKALLVGVNKYKYVRPLNGCVNDVRNMVDILTSFYGFRTDEIRTIVDEGVTRNNLMNRFDWLLDEAREGDILVFHFSGHGSQIQDRDGDELEDSLDEILCLHDMDFRNPDSYLLDDDFNDIIDRIPKGAFLTVCIDSCHSGTATRDLAYLTSQLQISPGEIKIQPRFIEPPADVALRSYRRMAAVRRMGARIKEDKKNTASETSAKAKHILLSGCMDDQTSADAFISNDYHGAFTYNLCKTIRDTRGTITYQELVKRVQNSLAYNSFSQIPQLFGNEDLKNTRFLSAAMKTELTCEHGHPLICSEGHPPKGYTSPVSSDSPVSDFKSQGDNGALRRISISSKNLKCAISRDVILLPSSEFIGTVRDLTDIANRKAKDGSRNAIGDAYHPECLDFLENGEYFKVEKVLEFCPNEQRVIGIEELLKPIQLAIRGELKKTGETEQETVLLSHEDGVWAWHFKDDDGASKGLMGDEIRPMSFFTIPFKVQNRTTRGIWSKLVCVIKFTKDWFQEGSSEAIKKMLQAFEEKVIKEGFKLIEHSKGFVEGLSKTDPVTHWDGVRDLVKGNKKALLFIHGTGSSLEGGYEDVPPAILETLKDTYPVILGYDHFTLSKTPLENAREMLMKLKESGISDVGLKFDVITHSRGGLVLRSLVELTDEGYRYVDRVTMVACPAGGTSLADTSKWDSLSKMVNLLTNIFFFAGGAPMKIFFSLVGGLVKFLSQKIKDQSIPGIWAMDPHSDFINTLNKKGTDVKGVVTYDTIGSEFEPSGISAGGVRDDIIDGIADAFFGAPNDLVVDTEKMIVDWPKGIQGKKTLSHAFQPADHVYHLNYFKQAETYRKISEFFEVKRNALDN, from the coding sequence ATGGGGAAAAAGGCATTGTTGGTGGGGGTCAACAAGTATAAATACGTAAGACCTCTCAATGGCTGTGTCAACGATGTGCGCAACATGGTCGACATTCTGACGAGTTTTTACGGGTTTCGGACGGATGAAATTCGGACCATTGTTGATGAGGGTGTTACCCGGAATAACCTGATGAACCGGTTTGATTGGCTTTTAGACGAAGCCCGGGAAGGAGATATCCTGGTATTCCATTTTTCAGGGCATGGCTCACAGATACAGGATCGCGATGGCGATGAACTGGAAGATTCGCTGGATGAAATCCTCTGTTTGCACGATATGGATTTCAGGAATCCGGATTCCTACCTGCTTGATGACGACTTTAACGATATCATCGATCGCATACCTAAGGGGGCTTTTTTAACGGTGTGTATCGATTCATGTCATTCTGGAACTGCGACCAGGGACCTTGCATATCTTACTTCGCAGTTGCAAATTTCTCCCGGCGAAATAAAGATCCAGCCGCGTTTTATTGAGCCACCGGCGGATGTTGCATTGAGAAGCTACCGGAGAATGGCGGCTGTCCGGCGAATGGGCGCAAGAATTAAGGAAGACAAGAAAAATACGGCGTCCGAAACGAGCGCCAAAGCAAAGCATATCCTCCTGTCGGGGTGTATGGACGACCAGACCTCTGCCGATGCCTTTATTAGTAACGACTACCATGGCGCCTTTACCTATAACCTTTGCAAAACAATCCGGGATACAAGAGGAACGATAACCTATCAGGAACTTGTGAAAAGGGTGCAAAATAGTCTTGCATATAATTCCTTCAGTCAAATTCCGCAATTATTCGGGAATGAAGATCTAAAAAATACAAGGTTTTTGTCTGCAGCCATGAAGACCGAACTTACCTGTGAACATGGGCACCCCCTGATATGCAGTGAAGGGCATCCGCCGAAAGGTTACACGAGTCCGGTTTCTTCAGACTCCCCCGTATCAGATTTCAAATCCCAGGGGGATAATGGGGCATTAAGACGTATATCTATTTCCTCTAAAAATTTAAAATGTGCAATTTCGAGAGATGTAATTCTTCTTCCCTCATCTGAATTTATTGGAACGGTAAGGGATTTGACCGACATAGCAAACCGGAAGGCAAAGGATGGCAGTCGTAATGCAATTGGCGATGCTTATCATCCGGAATGTCTTGATTTTCTGGAAAACGGTGAATACTTCAAGGTTGAAAAGGTGCTTGAATTTTGTCCGAATGAACAGCGTGTTATTGGTATAGAAGAACTGTTGAAACCAATTCAACTTGCCATTAGAGGTGAACTCAAAAAAACCGGAGAGACAGAACAAGAGACGGTTCTTCTCTCACATGAAGACGGTGTATGGGCGTGGCACTTTAAGGATGATGATGGGGCAAGTAAGGGGCTGATGGGTGACGAAATACGCCCAATGAGCTTTTTTACCATTCCTTTTAAGGTGCAGAACAGGACTACACGGGGGATATGGAGCAAGCTTGTTTGTGTTATCAAATTTACGAAAGACTGGTTCCAGGAGGGCAGTTCTGAAGCTATAAAAAAGATGTTGCAGGCATTTGAAGAAAAGGTAATCAAGGAAGGCTTTAAGCTGATCGAGCACAGCAAGGGCTTTGTTGAAGGACTATCAAAAACCGATCCGGTAACCCATTGGGATGGTGTCAGGGATTTGGTAAAAGGCAACAAGAAGGCGCTTCTCTTCATTCATGGCACAGGAAGTTCTCTTGAGGGCGGATATGAAGATGTACCACCGGCAATTCTGGAGACGTTAAAGGATACCTATCCCGTCATTCTGGGATATGACCATTTCACCCTGTCAAAAACTCCTCTTGAGAATGCCCGTGAGATGCTGATGAAATTGAAGGAATCCGGTATTTCGGATGTGGGTTTGAAGTTTGATGTAATAACGCATAGCCGTGGTGGGCTGGTATTGCGGTCTCTGGTCGAGCTTACTGACGAAGGATATCGATACGTAGATAGGGTAACTATGGTTGCGTGTCCTGCGGGTGGAACCAGTCTGGCAGATACCAGCAAATGGGATTCATTGTCAAAAATGGTCAATCTGTTAACGAATATCTTCTTTTTCGCCGGCGGGGCGCCCATGAAAATTTTCTTTAGCCTCGTTGGCGGGTTGGTTAAGTTCCTTTCTCAGAAAATCAAAGATCAGTCAATTCCAGGGATTTGGGCAATGGATCCCCATTCAGATTTTATCAACACCTTAAACAAGAAAGGTACTGATGTTAAGGGGGTGGTAACGTATGACACGATTGGGTCTGAGTTTGAACCATCAGGAATTTCCGCGGGTGGGGTCAGGGATGACATTATTGACGGCATTGCCGATGCCTTTTTCGGCGCGCCAAATGATTTAGTGGTTGATACAGAAAAAATGATTGTTGACTGGCCAAAAGGCATTCAAGGTAAAAAGACATTAAGCCATGCATTTCAGCCAGCAGACCATGTCTACCACCTTAATTACTTTAAACAGGCGGAGACGTACAGAAAAATTTCAGAATTTTTTGAAGTGAAACGCAATGCACTGGATAACTAA
- a CDS encoding metallophosphoesterase — translation MSIKVFFSDVHLSDTTTGDHNITAGTLEGFWSDIQGDVDNAGGTKKLEIIILGDFIDVIRSTQWTGDMQPWSEASKKKKERVDEVLSKVIKKNKSVFDTLKGYVEEKKVKITYIMGNHDRLINSEGYEDMREKIRDVSGISYTKSKGEPFPWEYRVDGLPVYAVHGNNYDVYNKTENNALPVGDAIVTLLINQYPEEVNKVIDDPDVFDALQEIDNLRPSTMTPYWIDQVKKSLKPKNQKILIDTWNILSDKFFHDAFVKEWLQKHDYWSLLPDDADKLEIAFKHFTDTTLERVYEKFLEIKRDFIKDTDKNALEALKLCEQHQCDYVLFGHTHESCVQLLNVEDGKEKYYVNTGTWRRRIVPGGYKKKQIVFGQQESIDYVIFKIDDQSNEVQGFQLWNGTSNRGELFYKKEE, via the coding sequence ATGTCGATAAAGGTCTTTTTCAGTGATGTTCATTTGTCAGATACTACCACAGGCGATCATAATATTACTGCCGGTACGCTCGAAGGATTCTGGAGTGATATTCAAGGTGACGTAGACAACGCAGGCGGCACGAAAAAATTGGAAATTATCATCCTCGGTGATTTTATCGATGTAATCCGCTCGACGCAGTGGACAGGAGATATGCAGCCGTGGTCAGAAGCTTCAAAGAAAAAAAAGGAGCGGGTGGACGAGGTTTTAAGTAAAGTGATCAAAAAAAATAAATCGGTCTTTGATACCTTAAAGGGATACGTAGAAGAAAAAAAGGTGAAAATTACCTATATCATGGGGAATCACGACCGTCTGATTAATAGCGAAGGGTACGAGGATATGAGAGAAAAAATCCGGGACGTTTCAGGAATTTCTTACACAAAAAGCAAGGGCGAACCATTTCCCTGGGAATATCGGGTAGACGGGTTGCCTGTCTATGCAGTTCATGGCAATAATTATGACGTATACAATAAAACGGAAAATAATGCACTGCCGGTAGGCGATGCAATTGTAACGCTCTTAATTAATCAATATCCCGAAGAGGTTAACAAGGTTATCGATGATCCGGATGTATTTGACGCCCTTCAGGAGATCGATAATCTCAGGCCGTCTACCATGACACCGTACTGGATTGACCAGGTGAAGAAGTCCCTGAAGCCTAAAAATCAGAAGATATTAATCGATACCTGGAACATACTGTCGGATAAATTCTTTCATGATGCGTTTGTTAAAGAGTGGTTGCAAAAGCACGACTATTGGAGTCTGCTCCCCGATGATGCTGATAAACTTGAAATAGCATTCAAGCACTTTACGGATACCACCCTGGAACGGGTTTACGAAAAATTTTTGGAAATCAAGCGGGATTTTATCAAAGACACGGACAAGAATGCGTTGGAAGCATTAAAATTGTGCGAGCAACATCAGTGCGACTACGTCCTCTTTGGTCACACCCATGAAAGTTGTGTCCAACTCCTGAATGTGGAGGACGGCAAGGAAAAATATTATGTAAATACCGGCACCTGGAGAAGAAGGATTGTCCCCGGTGGATACAAGAAAAAGCAGATCGTATTTGGACAACAGGAATCGATTGATTATGTCATCTTCAAGATTGATGACCAGTCGAATGAAGTACAAGGGTTTCAATTATGGAATGGCACGAGCAACAGAGGGGAGTTATTTTACAAAAAGGAGGAGTAG
- a CDS encoding fibronectin type III domain-containing protein has protein sequence MGNRVKSSKLVYFLVFSVSSSSIVGCGYHPFRADKKYYKYQPTLLDRVWARSMVMTKDDNIEKSVEKIRDFIKPGKEGEVKKALRELVDSENKEKKKDELIKACTDKIKIHIQTVNLKPEDQIIEENIKPVLNDLIKYEEKEYAVNGMKFKVKDNSIEFTGLGVSVPLKDVKVTDADVIGFSSDIQKALRARMDFGRRVRLGSGTVQILAAAAGATLGLITKDVTTAAALAAVSAVIPELQNIFQARDRVGAYKDGLALLQDAEARYYQKMTQNGAITTISAEKLTPEGSQLLVETAACLKLVDKALFQTIPTIEDLKAATGMLEKLGEIKVVPTRLSISVGGTHTVHVINSKAITYASDDIRVVTVDNISDFERGTDRIVIKGVGPGSSTVTVFNVLGRSGNFAVDVVIPKPTVETGTATSMTANSVTLHGTVTANSDASTNAWFDYGTQSGNYSRKKDAQPGTITGTGDTPVTAEISDLKPATTYHYRIAVKNSADTAYGSENSFVTKISTPTVETGTATNTTANSATLHGMVTANGASTTAWFDYGTVSGAYGSQSDKIEVTDKEEKLINVEIKGLLLGATYYYRIAAENTLGKSEGSEESFKTKPIETVSPTPTVAP, from the coding sequence GTGGGTAACCGTGTGAAAAGCAGTAAATTAGTATATTTTTTGGTTTTTTCTGTGTCATCAAGCAGTATTGTTGGATGTGGTTATCACCCCTTTAGAGCAGATAAAAAATATTATAAATATCAACCTACCTTGCTGGACAGGGTGTGGGCTCGTTCTATGGTTATGACAAAAGATGACAATATAGAGAAGAGTGTAGAAAAGATCCGTGATTTTATTAAGCCAGGTAAAGAAGGTGAGGTCAAAAAGGCCCTCCGAGAGTTGGTAGATAGTGAAAATAAAGAAAAAAAGAAAGATGAGCTGATAAAGGCATGCACGGACAAAATCAAAATACATATCCAAACGGTTAATTTAAAACCTGAAGACCAGATTATAGAAGAAAATATCAAACCAGTACTCAATGATTTGATTAAGTATGAGGAAAAAGAATATGCTGTAAATGGAATGAAGTTCAAAGTAAAGGATAATAGTATTGAATTTACTGGGCTTGGAGTGAGCGTGCCGTTGAAAGACGTTAAAGTAACCGATGCGGATGTTATTGGATTCTCCAGTGATATACAAAAGGCACTAAGAGCGAGAATGGATTTTGGAAGAAGAGTGCGGCTGGGTTCGGGTACAGTGCAGATACTTGCTGCTGCTGCCGGTGCAACGTTGGGTCTTATTACAAAGGATGTAACAACTGCTGCTGCTTTGGCCGCAGTTAGCGCTGTTATACCAGAACTGCAGAATATCTTTCAGGCAAGAGACAGGGTTGGAGCATACAAAGATGGACTTGCATTACTCCAGGACGCTGAGGCGCGTTATTACCAGAAAATGACACAAAATGGGGCTATAACCACAATAAGTGCAGAAAAACTTACCCCGGAAGGAAGCCAGCTTTTGGTAGAGACAGCGGCTTGCCTAAAACTGGTTGATAAGGCGTTATTTCAGACGATTCCGACAATCGAGGATTTAAAGGCGGCAACAGGAATGCTTGAAAAGTTGGGAGAAATCAAAGTAGTGCCAACGAGATTGAGCATTAGTGTTGGAGGAACTCATACTGTACATGTAATCAATAGCAAGGCAATAACGTATGCATCTGATGATATAAGAGTAGTGACTGTTGATAATATTAGTGATTTTGAACGGGGCACTGATAGAATCGTAATTAAAGGCGTTGGACCAGGTTCCTCGACTGTAACCGTGTTTAATGTGCTTGGTCGTTCAGGCAATTTTGCTGTAGACGTGGTAATCCCTAAACCAACAGTAGAAACAGGTACGGCTACGAGTATGACTGCAAATTCTGTTACATTGCATGGGACAGTAACTGCCAATAGTGATGCATCCACTAACGCGTGGTTTGATTATGGCACGCAATCCGGAAATTATAGCCGAAAAAAAGATGCGCAGCCGGGAACAATAACCGGAACAGGCGATACACCGGTAACAGCTGAAATAAGTGATTTAAAGCCTGCTACTACATATCATTACAGAATTGCAGTAAAAAATTCCGCAGATACGGCTTATGGAAGTGAGAATTCATTCGTTACCAAAATCTCTACCCCAACGGTGGAAACAGGTACAGCCACGAATACAACTGCAAATTCTGCTACGCTGCATGGAATGGTAACTGCCAATGGCGCTTCAACAACAGCTTGGTTTGACTACGGCACAGTCAGTGGGGCATATGGAAGCCAGTCTGATAAGATAGAGGTAACTGATAAGGAAGAGAAGCTAATAAATGTTGAAATAAAAGGCTTATTACTTGGCGCTACATATTATTACAGAATTGCAGCAGAAAATACTTTAGGCAAATCTGAGGGATCTGAAGAATCTTTCAAAACTAAACCTATAGAGACTGTTTCGCCTACACCGACAGTGGCTCCGTAA
- a CDS encoding peptidylprolyl isomerase codes for MNKLAVPLIGLLLICLHLPVFSAEKEPPKDIIATVNGKPVTAEMVSGRMKNVTSRDTETFSAMKQEITDQIITDILIDEFIDKQGIIVAPEEIEREIGQIKNTVSGGQKGDSQSLERILSAIGSDIDEFKKSLKHSIALERFFHKKLTDTALKKYFEENKGVFNGEAVKVSHILIDTRDMKSEKEHAQALERIKNIKKEIDLGGAFEEIARKYSDCPTAQDGGNLGFIQRKENFAKAFLDTAFSLRVGQVSGPVQTEYGYHLIKVTEKKEGAPVRFDDVREKVRLEALDAEILKLLNQLRQEATIILNP; via the coding sequence ATGAATAAACTCGCAGTGCCTCTCATCGGCTTGCTTTTAATCTGTTTGCATCTCCCTGTATTCTCTGCAGAAAAAGAACCGCCCAAAGACATTATCGCGACCGTAAACGGCAAACCCGTAACAGCGGAGATGGTGTCCGGCAGGATGAAAAACGTTACGAGCCGGGATACTGAAACCTTCAGCGCAATGAAGCAGGAAATTACCGACCAGATAATTACCGATATCCTGATAGATGAATTCATCGACAAGCAGGGCATCATCGTCGCCCCTGAGGAAATTGAAAGGGAAATCGGGCAGATAAAAAATACGGTCTCTGGCGGCCAGAAAGGTGATAGTCAATCACTGGAACGTATCCTCTCCGCCATAGGCTCTGATATCGATGAATTCAAAAAAAGTCTGAAACACTCCATTGCCCTGGAAAGGTTTTTCCACAAAAAACTTACTGATACAGCCTTAAAAAAATATTTCGAGGAGAACAAGGGCGTCTTCAACGGCGAAGCGGTAAAGGTAAGCCATATCCTTATCGACACCAGGGATATGAAATCGGAAAAAGAGCATGCACAAGCGCTGGAACGAATAAAAAATATCAAGAAGGAAATTGATCTGGGAGGAGCTTTTGAGGAGATTGCAAGAAAGTATTCAGACTGCCCGACAGCTCAGGATGGAGGAAATTTAGGTTTTATTCAGAGAAAGGAAAATTTCGCAAAGGCTTTTTTGGATACGGCATTTTCGCTCAGGGTAGGTCAGGTAAGCGGGCCGGTACAGACGGAATATGGCTATCACCTGATCAAGGTTACCGAGAAAAAAGAAGGTGCGCCGGTGCGGTTTGATGACGTCAGGGAAAAGGTGCGCTTAGAGGCGCTGGACGCAGAAATTCTCAAATTACTGAATCAACTTCGTCAGGAGGCCACCATCATCCTGAATCCGTAA